The Panicum hallii strain FIL2 chromosome 9, PHallii_v3.1, whole genome shotgun sequence genome has a window encoding:
- the LOC112876589 gene encoding soluble inorganic pyrophosphatase 1 gives MAEEKKSVPRLNERIMSSLSKRSVAAHSWHDLEIGPGAPAVFNCVVEITKGSKVKYELDKKTGLIKVDRVLYSSVVYPHNYGFIPRTLCEDGDPMDVLVLMQEPVIPGCFLRARAIGLMPMIDQGEKDDKIIAVCVDDPEYRHLTDLKELSPHRLNEIRRFFEDYKKNENKEVAVNEFLPPTTALEAIQHSMDLYAEYILHSLRR, from the exons ATGGCTGAAGAGAAGAAGAGTGTTCCACGGCTGAACGAGCGGATCATGTCGTCCCTCTCAAAGCGATCGGTTGCCGCACATTCCTGGCATGACCTTGAGATAG GACCTGGAGCCCCTGCTGTTTTCAACTGT GTTGTTGAGATCACAAAGGGCAGTAAAGTGAAATATGAGCTTGACAAGAAGACTGGATTGATCAAG GTTGACAGGGTGCTATACTCATCAGTGGTCTACCCACACAACTACGGTTTCATACCACGCACGCTGTGCGAAGATGGAGACCCGATGGATGTGCTGGTCCTGATGCAG GAACCAGTGATACCTGGCTGCTTTCTTCGGGCAAGGGCCATTGGCCTTATGCCTATGATTGACCAG GGTGAGAAAGATGATAAGATAATTGCAGTTTGTGTTGATGATCCCGAATATCGTCACTTAACTGATCTCAAGGAGCTGTCTCCCCACCGCCTTAATGAAATCCGTCGCTTCTTTGAAGACT ACAAGAAGAATGAGAACAAGGAAGTTGCTGTGAACGAGTTCTTGCCACCAACAACCGCCCTGGAGGCCATTCAGCATTCAAT GGACCTATATGCTGAATACATCCTGCACAGTTTGAGGCGCTAG